In Campylobacter vulpis, a genomic segment contains:
- the mltG gene encoding endolytic transglycosylase MltG → MEIPFLSTKNAININPKIPNMKYKIVFFIRNFFLIFMLGLCFYLTQPLPSNSVVYIPKGSVGQIITHLKQNHYELSAVDKYILFLLGHPQSGWINIGTKPLNRAEFLHKLTISKAALQTLTLIPGETSVVFLEFAAQKLGLNKEKLLAEFKKQAPYEEGVFYPETYKIPKGITEDLLIQILLSYAHNQHKKTAEKIFGEYNPKKWHQYIITASVIQKEAASEEEMPVVASVIYNRLKMGMKLQMDGTLNYGIYSHTKITPQRIREDNSPYNTYKFEGLPKEAVCNVSLAAIRAAIFPQKTNYLYFMRDKKTKKHIFTTNLNDHNKVIKAQR, encoded by the coding sequence ATGGAAATTCCGTTTTTAAGCACTAAAAATGCGATAAATATTAATCCTAAAATCCCTAATATGAAATATAAAATCGTCTTTTTCATACGCAACTTCTTTTTAATTTTTATGCTAGGGCTTTGCTTTTATCTTACTCAACCTTTACCTAGCAATTCTGTCGTTTATATCCCCAAAGGCTCAGTGGGACAAATTATAACACATTTAAAACAAAATCATTATGAATTAAGTGCGGTTGATAAATATATCCTCTTTTTACTAGGACATCCGCAATCGGGTTGGATTAACATCGGCACAAAGCCTCTAAATAGAGCCGAATTTTTACACAAACTTACCATTTCAAAAGCAGCTTTGCAAACACTCACTTTAATCCCAGGTGAAACTAGTGTAGTTTTTTTAGAATTTGCTGCACAAAAACTAGGTTTAAATAAAGAAAAGCTTTTAGCCGAATTTAAAAAACAAGCCCCCTATGAAGAGGGCGTTTTCTACCCTGAAACTTACAAAATTCCAAAAGGTATTACGGAGGATTTATTGATACAAATTCTTCTTTCTTACGCACACAACCAGCACAAAAAAACAGCAGAAAAAATTTTTGGTGAATACAATCCTAAAAAATGGCATCAATACATCATCACAGCTTCTGTCATTCAAAAAGAAGCAGCAAGCGAGGAGGAAATGCCTGTGGTTGCAAGTGTGATCTATAATAGACTTAAAATGGGTATGAAACTGCAAATGGACGGGACTTTAAATTATGGCATTTATTCTCACACTAAAATCACACCTCAAAGAATAAGAGAGGATAATAGCCCTTATAATACCTACAAATTCGAAGGTTTGCCTAAAGAAGCCGTATGCAATGTCTCCTTAGCGGCGATTCGTGCGGCTATTTTTCCACAAAAAACAAATTATTTATATTTCATGCGTGATAAAAAAACAAAAAAACACATCTTTACAACAAATTTAAACGACCACAATAAAGTCATCAAAGCACAAAGATAA
- a CDS encoding YhdP family protein, translated as MKKTILYFILGILGLIFIAFLVLKNGISISSIQFDFLKLEQLYIKMDKKLIVRAKNIIINKNNLSTNSNKNSQNFASKELLKITKNLKYLYAFVEEINVENLVFDKHKVQIYFDGKEFFVDGDLFFLKLDLKREKDELKAQIQKLFVKEYGMDIMGDLNINTKSEFYHLKARANSSFLDFNTTLSFKDGQLSYKIEDMNLKNIDLLSGHIKRQAQLPRELELWLFERVKAEFYHLDFLEGFADFSKGKYYLDELKAQGFAKNVLVRLDEKMTPIIIPNLAINFSKQKLDFDFAKASYNGANLSGSKVYLYDLLDSKKAGIYLLIKSGAVVFDEKLANALKNYDFSLPFYQKSGKTSGSIELKIGFNENVKTFYKGDLILNNATLSLANFNINSASVQFNNGQLSINANGVNNNFLSANLKANVNLEQKNGVFDTELLRLYYDDYFDMRNQNVRFNLDYKEAVRLDIPAWNANLNFNEGLELTLENLQIFMPYLSVAKSLGLRDIKRLHYKSSNFNDFNVSIDEASFERRFLINAKVPYTIDSFEIQSLGGNLTLRSKSDLMSGTFTPNLKELHFKNLTYLYEKGESEKSFALETNPHHIKIGGANVGIILLDMNKTLAFERLEASLNKAVLNANASSGKTQIIFHKSPERLSLIANDMSDEFLNTFLQKNAFKEGVFSVKVEGSGDEFFEGEFGVKNTYVKNLKGINQLVSFIDTVPSLVMFRTPTFNQKGLHIQNGKVLFNRKKDLLSFTAINLNGDSVDLFGLGSANLRLNSLDLNLELKTLKSASDTISKVPILNYVILGKNQEISTNIKVNGSLDDPKFQTQILVDTLKTPFNLIKNVIQLPANLFN; from the coding sequence ATGAAAAAGACGATTTTATATTTCATATTAGGGATTTTAGGATTAATATTTATCGCATTTTTAGTGCTTAAAAACGGAATTTCCATCTCAAGTATCCAATTTGATTTTTTAAAATTGGAGCAATTATATATAAAAATGGATAAAAAATTAATAGTGAGAGCAAAAAATATTATCATTAACAAAAATAATCTTTCTACAAATTCTAATAAAAATAGCCAAAATTTTGCTTCCAAAGAACTTTTAAAAATTACGAAAAACTTGAAGTATCTTTATGCTTTTGTTGAAGAGATAAATGTAGAAAATCTCGTTTTTGACAAGCATAAAGTGCAAATTTATTTTGATGGTAAAGAATTTTTTGTCGATGGAGATTTATTTTTTTTAAAACTTGATTTAAAGCGTGAAAAAGATGAACTTAAGGCACAAATTCAAAAGCTTTTTGTAAAAGAATATGGTATGGATATAATGGGTGATTTAAATATTAATACAAAAAGCGAATTTTATCATTTAAAAGCGAGAGCAAATTCTTCTTTTCTAGATTTTAATACCACATTATCTTTTAAAGATGGACAGCTCTCTTATAAAATCGAAGATATGAATCTTAAAAATATCGATCTTTTATCAGGGCATATAAAAAGGCAAGCTCAACTTCCAAGGGAACTTGAATTATGGCTTTTTGAGAGGGTTAAGGCGGAATTTTATCATTTGGATTTTTTGGAGGGTTTTGCTGATTTTTCCAAAGGGAAGTATTATTTAGATGAACTTAAGGCACAGGGCTTTGCGAAAAATGTATTGGTGCGTTTAGATGAGAAAATGACACCTATTATAATCCCCAATCTTGCCATAAATTTTTCTAAACAAAAGCTTGATTTTGATTTTGCAAAAGCAAGTTATAATGGAGCAAATTTAAGTGGAAGTAAGGTCTATTTGTATGATTTGCTAGATTCTAAAAAAGCGGGAATTTACCTTTTGATTAAAAGTGGGGCGGTTGTTTTTGATGAAAAGTTAGCTAATGCCTTGAAAAACTATGATTTTTCTTTACCTTTTTATCAAAAAAGTGGCAAAACAAGCGGAAGTATAGAATTAAAAATAGGCTTTAATGAAAATGTAAAAACTTTTTATAAGGGCGATTTGATTCTAAATAATGCCACGCTCTCTTTGGCAAATTTTAACATCAATTCCGCCTCAGTGCAATTTAATAATGGTCAATTAAGTATCAATGCAAATGGAGTTAATAATAATTTTTTAAGTGCAAATTTAAAGGCAAATGTCAATTTAGAGCAAAAAAATGGCGTGTTTGACACAGAGCTTTTAAGGCTTTATTATGATGATTATTTTGATATGAGAAATCAAAATGTGAGATTTAATTTAGACTATAAAGAGGCAGTAAGACTTGATATCCCCGCGTGGAATGCAAATTTAAATTTCAACGAAGGCTTAGAACTAACTTTAGAAAATTTACAAATTTTTATGCCTTATTTGAGTGTGGCAAAAAGTTTAGGATTAAGAGATATTAAGCGTTTGCATTATAAGAGTAGTAATTTTAATGATTTTAATGTAAGCATTGATGAGGCGAGTTTTGAAAGGCGTTTTTTAATTAATGCAAAAGTTCCTTATACTATCGATAGTTTCGAAATTCAAAGCTTGGGTGGAAATTTAACACTGCGTTCAAAAAGTGATTTGATGAGTGGAACTTTCACGCCAAATTTAAAAGAATTGCATTTCAAAAATCTTACCTATCTCTACGAGAAAGGAGAAAGTGAAAAAAGCTTTGCCTTGGAGACAAATCCACATCACATCAAAATAGGTGGAGCAAATGTAGGTATTATTCTTTTAGATATGAATAAAACTTTAGCGTTTGAACGCTTGGAAGCCTCTTTAAATAAAGCTGTTTTAAATGCTAATGCAAGCAGTGGTAAAACACAGATTATATTTCATAAATCCCCAGAAAGATTAAGCCTTATAGCAAATGATATGAGTGATGAATTTTTAAATACTTTTTTGCAAAAAAATGCTTTTAAAGAAGGTGTTTTTAGTGTCAAGGTTGAGGGAAGTGGTGATGAGTTTTTTGAGGGAGAATTTGGGGTTAAAAATACTTATGTTAAGAATTTAAAAGGGATAAATCAACTTGTTTCTTTTATAGATACTGTGCCTTCCTTAGTGATGTTTAGAACGCCAACTTTCAATCAAAAGGGTTTGCATATACAAAATGGTAAAGTGTTATTTAATCGCAAAAAAGACTTACTTAGCTTTACCGCAATTAATCTTAATGGTGATAGTGTGGATTTATTTGGCTTAGGAAGTGCAAATTTAAGGCTTAATAGCTTGGATTTAAATTTGGAACTTAAGACTTTAAAATCGGCTTCTGATACTATTTCTAAAGTGCCGATTTTAAATTATGTGATTTTGGGGAAAAATCAAGAAATTAGCACAAATATCAAGGTTAATGGCTCACTTGATGACCCTAAATTTCAAACTCAAATTCTAGTCGATACGCTCAAAACACCTTTCAATCTTATAAAAAATGTTATACAGCTCCCTGCAAATTTGTTTAATTAA
- the lepB gene encoding signal peptidase I: MNFLKKFYTFFNSWTGTIIFVLLVIFFFVQAFIIPSGSMKNSLLVGEMLFVKKFSYGIPTPHIPWLEIPILPDFDDDGHLISAEGPKRGDIVVFRYPHDEKIHFVKRCVAKGNDRVIYANKTLYVSMSEGEDFMRKNYSKDDLIKLGERLFVKEPYKQKGIHYEERVDMDKLIEKYALLGQFAMTKINLKELGNAYVFDVPENEYFMMGDNRDFSSDSRFWGSVPYRLIVGQPWFVYMSFDKDYNIRWERIGRFVDSLENEEKFIKDDDSEDNLS; encoded by the coding sequence ATGAATTTTCTCAAAAAATTTTATACTTTTTTTAATTCTTGGACGGGGACAATTATTTTTGTCTTGCTTGTGATTTTCTTTTTCGTGCAAGCCTTTATTATCCCTAGTGGTTCTATGAAAAACAGCCTTTTAGTTGGAGAAATGCTTTTTGTGAAAAAATTTAGCTATGGAATTCCTACTCCACATATTCCTTGGCTTGAAATTCCTATTTTACCAGACTTTGATGATGATGGACATTTAATTAGCGCAGAGGGTCCTAAAAGGGGGGATATAGTTGTTTTTAGATACCCTCACGATGAAAAAATTCATTTTGTTAAACGCTGTGTGGCTAAGGGTAATGATAGAGTCATTTATGCAAATAAAACACTTTATGTAAGTATGAGTGAGGGGGAGGATTTTATGCGAAAAAATTATTCTAAAGACGACCTTATAAAACTTGGCGAAAGACTTTTTGTGAAAGAGCCTTATAAGCAAAAGGGAATTCACTATGAAGAACGAGTTGATATGGACAAGCTCATCGAAAAATATGCTCTTTTAGGGCAGTTTGCTATGACGAAAATTAATCTTAAAGAACTTGGAAATGCTTATGTTTTTGATGTGCCAGAAAATGAATATTTTATGATGGGAGATAATAGAGATTTTTCTTCAGATAGTCGCTTTTGGGGTTCTGTTCCTTATAGACTCATCGTAGGACAGCCTTGGTTTGTCTATATGTCCTTTGATAAAGACTATAATATACGCTGGGAGAGGATAGGTCGATTCGTAGATAGTCTAGAAAATGAAGAAAAATTCATCAAAGATGACGATAGTGAAGATAATTTAAGCTAA
- the folD gene encoding bifunctional methylenetetrahydrofolate dehydrogenase/methenyltetrahydrofolate cyclohydrolase FolD gives MILLDGKALSLKIKEELKNMSLTLKTKGVEPCLAVILVGDDAASQSYVNAKAKACEVCEIKSLVYKLDFNTTQNELLALINTLNYDDSVHGILVQLPLPQHINKNVILESVLSSKDVDGFHPINVGYLNLGIESGFLPCTPLGVMKLLKAYKIDLEGLDAVVIGASNIVGRPMATMLLNAGASVSICHIKTKDLSLYTKKADLIIVAAGCINLLKEDMVKDGAIIVDVGINRIDNRLVGDVDFDKVSKKASFISPVPGGVGPMTIAMLLENTIKSAKNRLSNPQI, from the coding sequence ATGATTTTGCTTGATGGCAAGGCTTTAAGTCTTAAGATTAAAGAAGAGCTTAAAAATATGAGTTTGACACTGAAAACTAAGGGCGTTGAGCCTTGCTTAGCGGTCATTTTAGTCGGCGATGATGCGGCAAGTCAAAGCTATGTCAATGCTAAAGCAAAAGCATGTGAAGTGTGTGAGATTAAATCTTTAGTTTATAAATTAGATTTTAACACCACACAAAATGAACTTTTAGCCCTCATTAATACTCTCAATTATGATGATAGTGTGCATGGAATTTTAGTCCAGCTCCCCCTACCACAGCATATTAATAAAAATGTCATTTTAGAAAGTGTCTTAAGCTCTAAAGATGTCGATGGCTTTCATCCTATCAATGTGGGCTATTTAAATTTAGGCATAGAAAGTGGCTTTTTACCCTGCACACCTTTAGGGGTAATGAAACTTTTAAAAGCCTACAAAATAGATCTTGAAGGCTTAGATGCTGTTGTTATCGGTGCTTCAAATATAGTCGGTCGTCCTATGGCAACAATGCTTTTAAATGCAGGAGCGAGTGTAAGCATTTGTCATATCAAAACAAAAGATTTAAGCCTTTACACAAAAAAAGCGGATTTAATCATAGTTGCCGCAGGTTGTATCAATTTGCTTAAAGAAGATATGGTAAAAGATGGGGCAATTATAGTCGATGTGGGGATTAACCGCATTGATAATCGGCTAGTTGGCGATGTCGATTTTGACAAAGTTTCTAAAAAAGCAAGCTTTATAAGTCCTGTTCCAGGCGGTGTAGGACCTATGACAATAGCAATGCTGCTTGAAAATACTATCAAATCCGCCAAAAATAGACTTTCAAATCCTCAAATTTAA
- a CDS encoding amino acid ABC transporter permease produces the protein MDFHFILTHIPAFVEAAWLTLKLSFWGVIFSLLIGFFCVLMHFFKLKFMGNLCQIYIEFSRNTPLLIQLFFLYYALPKLGLHLENIFPLNLLCLSVDESLRPAFACAIVGLSFLGGAYMAEALRAGFESVKKQQFEAGLSLGFTAFGNLRYVILPQALAVAMSGISANIIFLIKETSVVSIIALPDLVTLMKSLNSLTYKTDELLFMLFMGYLCIILPLSLMLSWLEKRLRYA, from the coding sequence ATGGATTTTCATTTTATACTGACACATATTCCAGCTTTTGTAGAAGCGGCTTGGCTGACCTTAAAACTTAGTTTTTGGGGTGTGATATTTTCTTTATTAATAGGCTTTTTTTGCGTTTTAATGCACTTTTTTAAGCTCAAGTTTATGGGAAATTTATGCCAAATTTACATAGAATTTTCGCGTAATACCCCTCTTTTAATCCAACTTTTCTTTTTGTATTATGCTTTACCAAAATTAGGACTTCATCTTGAAAATATCTTTCCTTTAAATTTATTGTGTCTTAGTGTAGATGAGAGTTTAAGACCTGCTTTTGCTTGTGCGATTGTGGGACTTAGTTTTTTGGGGGGTGCCTATATGGCAGAAGCCTTAAGGGCAGGTTTTGAGTCTGTTAAAAAACAGCAATTTGAGGCAGGACTTAGCCTTGGTTTTACTGCTTTTGGAAATTTGCGTTATGTGATTTTGCCTCAAGCTTTGGCGGTAGCGATGAGCGGAATCAGTGCTAATATCATTTTTCTCATTAAAGAAACTTCGGTCGTTAGCATTATTGCTTTACCTGATTTAGTTACATTGATGAAGAGTTTAAATTCTCTTACTTACAAAACGGACGAGCTTTTGTTTATGCTATTTATGGGCTATTTGTGTATTATTTTACCGCTTTCTTTAATGCTTTCTTGGCTGGAAAAAAGGTTAAGATATGCTTGA
- a CDS encoding amino acid ABC transporter permease has translation MLEILNVNSLTRLGEGLFITLEISFVSIVITSFGGLLLGILMSLKNSYIYAICRFGLEFVRVMPLLVWLFIVYFGFSRWLGFDLSSVAASIIVFSIWGSLEMMDLVRSSLQSIAKHQYESAAALGLNSLQTYAYIIIPQALRRLTPLSMNLLTRMIKSTTFAYLIGAVELVKVGQQIIEFHNQNDFAPFIIYGLIFMLYFIICYPVSLYARNLEKKWG, from the coding sequence ATGCTTGAAATTTTAAATGTAAATAGCCTTACTAGACTTGGCGAGGGGCTTTTCATCACGCTTGAAATTTCTTTTGTGAGCATTGTTATCACTTCTTTTGGTGGGCTTTTGCTTGGGATTTTGATGAGTCTTAAGAATTCTTACATTTATGCAATTTGTCGTTTTGGCTTGGAATTTGTGCGTGTGATGCCTCTTTTGGTGTGGCTTTTTATCGTGTATTTTGGTTTTTCAAGGTGGCTTGGGTTTGATTTAAGCAGCGTAGCAGCGTCTATTATCGTCTTTAGCATTTGGGGAAGCTTAGAGATGATGGATTTAGTGAGAAGTTCCCTACAAAGTATAGCTAAACATCAATACGAGTCCGCCGCCGCACTAGGCTTAAATTCCTTGCAAACTTATGCTTACATCATCATTCCGCAAGCTTTAAGAAGACTAACTCCGCTTAGTATGAATTTACTCACGCGTATGATAAAAAGCACGACTTTTGCCTATCTAATCGGTGCTGTGGAGCTTGTCAAAGTAGGGCAGCAAATCATAGAATTTCACAATCAAAACGACTTTGCGCCTTTTATTATTTATGGTTTGATTTTTATGCTTTATTTTATCATTTGCTATCCTGTGTCCTTGTATGCTAGGAATTTGGAGAAAAAGTGGGGTTAA
- a CDS encoding amino acid ABC transporter ATP-binding protein, producing MTLLKIENLVKFYGTHKALNGINLEVKQKEVVVILGPSGCGKSTLLRCINGLEEIASGAIYIDGEKITKDYKHWTKMRQKVGMVFQSYELFEHLSVEDNILLGPLKVQKRAKDEVLNEAKIWLEKVGLLHKIDAYPRELSGGQKQRIAIVRSLCMNPMLMLFDEVTAALDPEIVREVLEVILNLAKEGMTMLIVTHEMGFAKAVADRIIFMDNGEIVEISKPEEFFQNPKTQRAKKFLNLFDFHQ from the coding sequence ATGACTTTGTTGAAAATAGAAAATTTAGTGAAATTTTATGGCACACATAAGGCTTTAAATGGTATCAATTTAGAAGTAAAACAAAAGGAAGTTGTGGTGATTTTAGGACCTAGTGGCTGTGGGAAATCCACACTTTTAAGGTGCATTAATGGGCTTGAAGAGATTGCCTCTGGAGCGATTTATATCGATGGAGAGAAAATTACTAAAGATTATAAACACTGGACTAAAATGCGACAAAAAGTGGGAATGGTATTTCAATCTTACGAGCTTTTTGAGCATTTAAGCGTGGAAGATAATATCCTTTTAGGACCTTTAAAAGTGCAAAAAAGAGCTAAAGATGAGGTTTTAAACGAGGCTAAGATTTGGCTTGAAAAAGTTGGACTTTTGCATAAAATAGATGCCTATCCTAGAGAGCTTAGTGGGGGACAAAAGCAACGCATAGCCATAGTAAGAAGCCTTTGTATGAATCCTATGCTAATGCTTTTTGATGAGGTTACTGCCGCGCTTGACCCTGAAATCGTAAGGGAGGTTTTAGAAGTGATACTAAATTTAGCAAAAGAGGGTATGACTATGCTTATCGTTACTCACGAAATGGGCTTTGCTAAAGCTGTGGCGGATAGAATTATTTTTATGGATAATGGCGAGATAGTCGAAATTTCAAAACCTGAAGAATTCTTTCAAAATCCAAAAACCCAGAGAGCGAAGAAATTTTTAAATCTTTTTGATTTTCATCAATGA
- a CDS encoding glycosyltransferase family 25 protein has product MKIFIINLKRSLMRKKLMQEQIERFFENYPNLKDEISFEFLEAIDAKIKEDMEKFASYFPKFRSLAFCGRGGGCGILDTELACFASHLSLWQKCVELNEAVLILEDDFYFEGGGGGLRRIS; this is encoded by the coding sequence ATGAAAATTTTTATTATCAATTTAAAAAGAAGTTTGATGCGTAAAAAGCTTATGCAAGAACAAATAGAAAGATTTTTTGAAAATTATCCAAATTTAAAAGATGAGATAAGCTTTGAATTTCTTGAAGCCATAGATGCGAAAATAAAAGAAGATATGGAAAAATTTGCTTCTTATTTTCCTAAATTTCGTTCTCTTGCTTTTTGCGGTAGGGGAGGGGGTTGCGGTATTTTAGATACTGAGCTTGCTTGCTTTGCGAGCCATCTTAGCCTATGGCAAAAATGTGTAGAACTTAACGAAGCGGTTTTGATTTTAGAAGATGATTTTTATTTTGAAGGGGGGGGGGGGGGACTTCGCCGAATTTCTTAA
- a CDS encoding glycosyltransferase family 25 protein: MIFILKGGGGDFAEFLNFLKEIPYEFVKVKFKDNGYKHIEGKLYLCSKMFSFGAFAYYIKPSAALKWLENLKKMYYPVDFYTDMFYIHKVMSYIWVDENFSLKIPENEQSVIGSQVKSRFFFITKLVRPFWKLYWHLRFYAFCLVKLLKS, translated from the coding sequence ATGATTTTTATTTTGAAGGGGGGGGGGGGGGACTTCGCCGAATTTCTTAATTTTTTAAAAGAAATTCCTTATGAATTTGTAAAGGTTAAATTTAAAGATAATGGCTATAAACACATCGAGGGCAAGTTGTATCTTTGTAGTAAAATGTTTTCTTTTGGAGCCTTTGCCTATTATATCAAGCCTAGTGCCGCATTAAAATGGCTTGAGAATTTAAAAAAGATGTATTATCCTGTCGATTTTTATACAGATATGTTTTATATCCACAAGGTTATGAGTTATATTTGGGTCGATGAGAACTTTAGTCTTAAAATTCCAGAAAACGAGCAAAGCGTCATCGGTTCTCAAGTTAAAAGTCGATTTTTCTTTATAACTAAATTAGTGCGACCTTTTTGGAAGCTTTATTGGCATTTGCGTTTTTATGCTTTTTGCTTGGTAAAATTGTTAAAATCATAA
- the tuf gene encoding elongation factor Tu, which yields MAKEKFSRNKPHVNIGTIGHVDHGKTTLTAAISAVLSRRGLAELKDYDNIDNAPEEKERGITIATSHIEYETENRHYAHVDCPGHADYVKNMITGAAQMDGAILVVSAADGPMPQTREHILLSRQVGVPYIVVFMNKADMVDDAELLELVEMEIRELLSSYDFPGDDTPIISGSALQALEEAKAGQDGEWSAKILELMKAVDEYIPTPVRDTEKDFLMPIEDVFSISGRGTVVTGRIEKGIVKVGDTIEIVGIKDTQTTTVTGVEMFRKEMDQGEAGDNVGVLLRGTKKEDVLRGMVLAKPKSITPHTDFEAEVYILNKDEGGRHTPFFNNYRPQFYVRTTDVTGSIKLADGVEMVMPGENVRITVSLIAPVALEEGTRFAIREGGKTVGSGVVSKIIK from the coding sequence ATGGCTAAAGAAAAATTTTCTCGTAACAAGCCACATGTAAATATTGGAACTATTGGTCACGTAGATCATGGTAAAACTACTCTAACAGCGGCTATTTCTGCTGTTTTGTCAAGAAGAGGTTTGGCAGAGCTTAAAGATTATGATAACATCGATAACGCTCCAGAAGAAAAAGAACGCGGTATTACTATTGCAACTTCTCACATTGAATATGAGACAGAAAATCGCCACTATGCTCATGTGGATTGTCCGGGACACGCTGACTATGTTAAAAATATGATTACGGGTGCGGCACAAATGGACGGAGCGATTTTGGTTGTTTCTGCTGCTGATGGTCCTATGCCACAAACTAGAGAGCATATCTTGCTTTCGCGTCAAGTGGGCGTTCCTTATATCGTAGTTTTTATGAATAAGGCTGATATGGTTGATGACGCAGAGCTTTTAGAGTTGGTCGAAATGGAGATTAGAGAACTTTTAAGTTCTTATGACTTCCCGGGTGATGATACTCCTATCATTTCAGGTTCTGCTCTTCAAGCCTTAGAAGAGGCTAAAGCGGGACAAGATGGCGAGTGGTCAGCTAAAATTTTAGAACTTATGAAGGCTGTTGATGAATATATCCCAACTCCTGTTAGAGATACTGAAAAAGATTTCTTAATGCCTATCGAAGATGTTTTTTCAATTTCTGGTCGTGGAACCGTTGTAACAGGTAGAATTGAAAAAGGTATCGTGAAAGTTGGCGATACTATCGAAATAGTAGGTATCAAAGACACTCAAACTACAACCGTTACAGGCGTTGAAATGTTTAGAAAAGAAATGGATCAAGGTGAGGCTGGCGACAATGTCGGTGTGCTTTTAAGAGGAACTAAAAAAGAAGATGTTCTTCGCGGTATGGTTCTTGCAAAGCCTAAATCTATCACTCCTCATACTGATTTTGAGGCGGAAGTTTATATCTTAAATAAAGATGAGGGTGGTCGTCATACCCCATTCTTTAACAACTATCGTCCGCAGTTTTATGTAAGAACGACTGATGTTACAGGCTCTATCAAATTAGCTGATGGTGTTGAGATGGTTATGCCGGGTGAAAATGTAAGAATTACAGTTAGTCTTATTGCTCCGGTCGCACTTGAAGAAGGAACTCGTTTTGCTATCCGTGAAGGTGGTAAAACTGTCGGTTCTGGTGTTGTTTCTAAAATTATCAAGTAA
- the rpmG gene encoding 50S ribosomal protein L33: MRVKVGLKCEECGDINYSTYKNSKNTTEKLELKKYCPRLKKHTLHKEVKLKS; the protein is encoded by the coding sequence ATGAGAGTTAAAGTTGGTTTAAAGTGTGAAGAATGCGGTGATATTAATTATAGCACTTATAAGAATAGTAAAAATACTACGGAGAAATTAGAGCTTAAGAAGTATTGTCCGAGATTAAAAAAACACACACTTCATAAAGAAGTTAAGCTAAAAAGTTAA
- the secE gene encoding preprotein translocase subunit SecE: protein MEKLVTYFKLSKAELRKVIFPLKEQVRNAYITVFIVVAVVSLFLALVDWIMSSIVSSIV from the coding sequence ATGGAAAAATTAGTAACTTATTTTAAATTATCAAAAGCTGAATTAAGGAAAGTGATTTTTCCTTTAAAAGAACAAGTGAGAAATGCTTACATTACGGTATTTATCGTGGTAGCTGTGGTTTCTTTGTTCTTAGCATTAGTGGATTGGATTATGTCCTCTATTGTTTCTTCTATAGTGTGA
- the nusG gene encoding transcription termination/antitermination protein NusG translates to MSEHKWYAIQTYAGSEMAVKRAIENLVKDNKIEERLKEIVVPTEDVIEFKNGKEKISERSLYSGYVFANLNLDTELWHRIQSLPKVGRFIGESKNPTPLSEKDINLILEKAYNKAAPKPKISFEEGENVRITEGPFANFTGIVEEYDMVRGLLKLNVSIFGRSTPVEILYSQVEKVI, encoded by the coding sequence ATGAGCGAACATAAATGGTATGCGATTCAAACTTATGCTGGTAGTGAAATGGCTGTAAAAAGAGCTATTGAAAATTTAGTTAAAGATAATAAAATTGAAGAGCGATTAAAAGAAATTGTCGTTCCAACCGAAGATGTTATTGAATTTAAAAACGGTAAAGAGAAAATTAGTGAGAGAAGTTTATATTCTGGATATGTTTTTGCAAATCTTAATTTAGACACGGAACTTTGGCATCGCATTCAATCTTTACCAAAGGTGGGGCGTTTTATAGGTGAATCTAAAAATCCCACACCTTTAAGCGAAAAGGATATTAATTTAATTCTAGAAAAAGCTTACAATAAAGCTGCTCCTAAACCTAAGATTTCTTTTGAAGAGGGAGAAAATGTAAGAATTACGGAAGGTCCTTTTGCAAATTTTACAGGCATAGTTGAAGAGTATGATATGGTGCGTGGCTTACTAAAACTTAATGTTTCTATTTTTGGGCGTTCGACACCAGTAGAAATTTTATATTCTCAAGTTGAGAAGGTGATTTAA